One part of the Lotus japonicus ecotype B-129 chromosome 2, LjGifu_v1.2 genome encodes these proteins:
- the LOC130737947 gene encoding cytochrome b-c1 complex subunit Rieske-4, mitochondrial-like, producing the protein MLRVAARRLSSLSSSPWSPSHAAASACLSRNSVVDSHRSDPGSHFLLPFRGFANESVIDTRENSIFPEIPATIAAVKNPSAKILYDEHNHERFPPGDPNKKAFAYFVLTGGRFVYASLVRLLVLKFVLSMSASKDVLALASLEVDLSSIEPGTTVTVKWRGKPVFIRRRTEDDINLANSVDVGSLRDPQQDSDRVKNPEWLVVIGVCTHLGCIPLPNAGDYGGWFCPCHGSHYDISGRIRKGPAPYNLEVPTYTFLEENKLLIG; encoded by the exons ATGTTGAGGGTTGCTGCTAGGAGGCTTTCTTCTCTCTCCTCGTCTCCGTGGAGTCCCAGCCACGCCGCCGCCTCCGCCTGCCTCTCTCGTAACTCCGTCGTCGATAGCCACAGATCCGACCCAGGCTCTCATTTCCTTCTTCCCTTCAGAG GTTTTGCTAATGAATCAGTGATCGATACAAGAGAAAACAGCATATTTCCTGAGATTCCCGCAACCATTGCTGCTGTCAAGAACCCTAGTGCTAAGATTCTTTATGATGAGCACAACCATGAACGATTTCCCCCAGGTGACCCAAACAAGAAGGCATTCGCCTACTTTGTCCTTACAGGTGGCAGGTTTGTTTATGCCTCTCTGGTCCGTCTCCTTGTACTCAAGTTTGTGCTTAGCATGTCTGCTAGTAAGGATGTTCTTGCTCTTGCTTCGCTTGAGGTCGATCTCTCCAGCATTGAGCCCGGCACTACAGTGACTGTTAAGTGGCGTGGAAAGCCGGTATTCATCAGGCGGCGAACAGAGGATGATATTAACCTGGCAAATAGTGTTGATGTTGGATCCCTTCGTGATCCACAACAGGATTCCGATAGAGTCAAGAACCCAGAATGGCTCGTTGTGATTGGGGTCTGCACACATCTGGGTTGCATTCCATTGCCAAATGCTGGTGACTATGGTGGATGGTTTTGCCCATGCCACGGTTCCCATTATGATATTTCTGGCAGAATTAGGAAAGGACCAGCACCATACAATCTGGAGGTTCCCACTTACACTTTCTTGGAGGAAAACAAGTTGTTAAttggttga